In Streptomyces sp. SLBN-118, the following are encoded in one genomic region:
- a CDS encoding GlxA family transcriptional regulator — protein MTERSVLVVLFDGVQSLDLTGPVEVFAGAAKAVGDPAAYPVRTASADGAAVRTSSGLTIVPDTSLAAAPWPHTLLVPGGEGTRRPEPVLIDWLRENAPRAQRLVSVCTGAMLLAEAGLLDGHRVTTHWATCDHLARAYPAVEVDPHPIFVRDGKLATSAGVTAGIDLALALVEEDWGRDVALTIARHLVVFLRRPGNQAQFSAQLSAQTARREPLREVQRWVTEHPADDLSVESLAARARLSPRHFARAFQAETGMTPGRYVERVRLEHARRLLEDTADGVEEVSRASGYGTPEAMRRAFVKTLGAAPAEYRRRFHAPVG, from the coding sequence ATGACAGAGCGATCCGTGCTCGTCGTCCTGTTCGACGGCGTGCAGAGCCTTGATCTCACGGGCCCCGTGGAGGTCTTCGCGGGCGCCGCCAAGGCCGTCGGCGACCCGGCTGCCTACCCGGTCCGCACGGCCTCGGCGGACGGTGCCGCCGTACGGACGTCGAGCGGGCTCACGATCGTTCCGGACACCTCGCTGGCCGCCGCTCCGTGGCCGCACACACTCCTCGTCCCGGGCGGTGAGGGCACCCGCCGTCCGGAGCCCGTGCTGATCGACTGGCTCCGCGAGAACGCTCCGCGCGCCCAGCGCCTGGTCTCCGTCTGCACCGGGGCCATGCTGCTGGCCGAGGCAGGCCTGCTCGACGGCCACCGGGTCACCACCCACTGGGCCACCTGCGACCATCTCGCCCGCGCCTATCCGGCCGTCGAGGTCGACCCGCACCCGATCTTCGTACGCGACGGAAAGCTCGCCACATCCGCGGGCGTCACGGCGGGAATCGACCTCGCGCTCGCCCTGGTCGAGGAGGACTGGGGCCGGGACGTGGCGCTCACCATCGCCCGCCACCTGGTCGTCTTTCTCCGGCGCCCGGGAAACCAGGCGCAGTTCAGTGCCCAGCTGTCCGCGCAGACAGCCCGCCGTGAGCCGCTGCGTGAGGTCCAGCGGTGGGTGACCGAGCATCCCGCCGACGATCTGTCGGTCGAGTCACTGGCGGCGCGCGCACGGCTGTCGCCGCGGCACTTCGCCCGTGCCTTCCAGGCGGAGACCGGCATGACCCCGGGTCGGTATGTCGAGCGCGTACGCCTCGAACACGCGCGACGACTGCTGGAGGACACCGCCGACGGGGTCGAGGAGGTCTCACGGGCGTCGGGCTACGGCACGCCCGAGGCCATGCGCCGGGCCTTCGTCAAGACGCTGGGCGCGGCACCGGCGGAGTACCGCCGCCGCTTCCACGCACCTGTCGGATGA
- a CDS encoding DJ-1/PfpI family protein, with amino-acid sequence MQIAILLYDRFTTLDAVGPYELLGRLPGAETVFVAKEAGPVRGDQGSLALIADRTLAEVPTPDIVLIPGGPGSREAMRDEAILDWARTADATSTWTTSVCTGSLVLAGAGLLSGRRATSHWLALDELVPLGAEPTGERVVFDGKYVTAAGVSSGIDMALHLLGRIGGDEAAQTVQLLTEYDPQPPYDAGSPDKAPSKIVDYWRGQAERVTPSR; translated from the coding sequence ATGCAGATCGCGATCCTTCTCTACGACCGCTTCACCACCCTCGACGCCGTGGGCCCCTACGAACTCCTCGGACGGCTGCCGGGCGCCGAGACGGTCTTCGTCGCCAAGGAGGCAGGTCCCGTACGAGGCGACCAGGGCAGCCTCGCACTGATCGCCGACCGCACCCTCGCCGAGGTGCCCACCCCGGACATCGTCCTGATCCCGGGCGGCCCCGGCTCGCGCGAGGCCATGCGCGACGAGGCGATCCTGGACTGGGCCCGTACCGCCGACGCGACCAGCACCTGGACCACCTCCGTGTGCACCGGCTCGCTCGTGCTCGCCGGCGCCGGACTCCTCAGCGGCCGCCGCGCCACCAGCCACTGGCTCGCACTGGACGAGTTGGTGCCGCTCGGTGCCGAACCGACGGGGGAGCGGGTCGTCTTCGACGGCAAGTACGTCACGGCGGCGGGCGTCTCGTCCGGCATCGACATGGCCCTGCACCTGCTCGGCCGGATCGGGGGCGACGAGGCCGCCCAGACCGTACAGCTGCTCACGGAGTACGACCCGCAGCCGCCCTACGACGCCGGCTCGCCGGACAAGGCGCCGTCGAAGATCGTCGACTACTGGCGCGGCCAGGCCGAGAGGGTCACACCGTCCAGGTGA
- a CDS encoding SCO6745 family protein produces the protein MSPLPARSGRHCHHALNPLHSTLYFSPDFTAEYARLGIGDERAAYFAARAAAMGAVGQGTVAATFYNFSHELIAQHLPAVWATASPEAVLDARLRIADRTLRRLLGDEVIASRELAEAAELALRATEACTRHARPLYAAHADLPVPAEPHLAYWHAATLLREHRGDGHLAALLSAGLDPLEAMVSHTATGKGAAPRWILATRGWRRTDWQAAQERLRERGLLDAEGELTEAGAQLRAGLEDHTDRIDKAPYEHLGAAGVERLTELARGLLSLAVAAGAFPADLSSKD, from the coding sequence ATGAGTCCTCTGCCTGCGCGCTCCGGCCGCCACTGCCACCACGCCCTCAACCCCCTGCACTCGACGCTCTACTTCTCGCCGGACTTCACGGCGGAGTACGCGCGGCTCGGTATCGGGGACGAGCGCGCCGCCTACTTCGCCGCGCGCGCGGCCGCGATGGGGGCAGTCGGCCAGGGCACGGTCGCGGCCACCTTCTACAACTTCAGCCATGAGCTGATCGCGCAGCATCTGCCCGCCGTGTGGGCCACCGCCTCACCCGAGGCGGTGCTCGACGCCCGGCTGCGCATCGCCGACCGCACCCTGAGGCGGCTGCTCGGCGACGAGGTGATCGCCTCCAGGGAACTGGCGGAGGCCGCCGAGCTGGCGCTGCGTGCCACCGAGGCCTGCACGCGGCACGCCCGGCCGCTGTACGCCGCGCACGCGGATCTGCCCGTGCCCGCCGAGCCCCATCTCGCGTACTGGCACGCCGCGACCCTGCTGCGCGAGCACCGCGGCGACGGCCATCTCGCCGCCCTGCTCTCGGCCGGGCTCGATCCCCTCGAGGCGATGGTGAGCCACACGGCGACCGGGAAGGGTGCGGCGCCGCGCTGGATCCTGGCCACCCGCGGCTGGCGGCGCACCGACTGGCAGGCCGCGCAGGAGCGGCTGCGCGAGCGCGGACTGCTGGACGCCGAGGGCGAGTTGACCGAGGCGGGCGCTCAGCTTCGGGCCGGGCTCGAAGACCACACGGACCGCATCGACAAGGCTCCGTACGAGCATCTGGGCGCCGCGGGCGTCGAGCGGCTGACCG
- a CDS encoding enoyl-CoA hydratase/isomerase family protein, protein MEPQLERTVADGVATLVISNPAKRNAMTAGMWRALPRLLAELATDDSVRALVLTGEGPTFCAGADISSLREPGEAPQILAVRAEEALAAFPKPTLAAVRGYCVGGGCQLAAACDLRFAEQDALFGVTPAKLGIVYPASTTRRLVSLVGPATAKYLLFSGELIDTERALRTGLVDEVLPQGELGKRVAEFTRIVASRSQLTQAAAKEFATGRTDRDAYWEEQARSGGDRAEGVAAFLERRAPRFTWTV, encoded by the coding sequence CAATCCCGCCAAGCGCAACGCCATGACCGCGGGGATGTGGCGCGCGCTGCCCCGGCTGCTCGCGGAGTTGGCCACGGACGATTCAGTGCGAGCCCTCGTGCTGACCGGCGAGGGCCCGACCTTCTGCGCCGGCGCCGACATCTCCTCGCTGCGGGAGCCCGGCGAGGCCCCGCAGATCTTGGCCGTACGGGCCGAGGAGGCGCTGGCCGCGTTCCCCAAGCCAACGCTCGCCGCGGTGCGCGGCTACTGCGTGGGCGGCGGCTGCCAGCTCGCCGCGGCATGCGACCTGCGGTTCGCGGAACAGGACGCGCTGTTCGGGGTGACCCCGGCGAAGCTCGGGATCGTCTATCCAGCCTCGACGACCCGGCGGCTGGTCTCGCTCGTGGGCCCGGCGACGGCCAAGTACCTGTTGTTCTCCGGCGAGTTGATCGATACGGAGCGGGCGCTGCGCACCGGGCTGGTGGACGAGGTGCTGCCGCAGGGCGAACTGGGAAAGCGGGTCGCGGAGTTCACGCGGATCGTCGCGTCGCGCTCGCAGCTCACCCAGGCCGCCGCGAAGGAGTTCGCGACCGGCCGCACCGACCGGGACGCCTACTGGGAGGAGCAGGCGCGCTCCGGCGGCGACCGAGCCGAAGGGGTCGCCGCCTTCCTGGAGCGCCGGGCGCCCCGTTTCACCTGGACGGTGTGA